One segment of Buteo buteo chromosome 6, bButBut1.hap1.1, whole genome shotgun sequence DNA contains the following:
- the ATP5MJ gene encoding ATP synthase F(0) complex subunit j, mitochondrial, with amino-acid sequence MVQTMLPKSLRAMKFYFTTVYQEIWVGVALTAYVYYKISYGGKKAVADKSSGAGHH; translated from the exons ATGGTGCAGACCATGCTTCCAAAGTCATTGAGAGCCATGAAATTCTACTTCACAACCGTGTATCAAGAAATATGGGTTGGTGTAGCATTAACAGCTTATGTCTATTACAAAATTTCATATGGTG gcaaaaaAGCAGTGGCAGATA AGTCCTCTGGTGCTGGCCATCATTAA